Below is a window of Ochotona princeps isolate mOchPri1 chromosome 19, mOchPri1.hap1, whole genome shotgun sequence DNA.
ACAACCTTCTGAGACCTGCGAGCACCCTGTTTGCACAGAAGAAGGAAAGCATTCTGCAAACCTGAGAGAGTAAGGGTGCCTTCTCTTGGTTTTTTCCAAGTGCTGTTGGTTGGCATTTTATGTCATTGCAGTGTCAGAAAGGTAAAAGATTACAGAAGTGGAAGCTACACTGCTGTCTCATCTAACTGCAGAAGCGCTGGTGGAGTGGGGAGAGGCTGGGGTTGCAGAAGTGGAGGAATCCAGTGGAGGCTGAAGAATCCCAGGGCAGGGGTTGTCAAGGACACAGGAGCAGCCCCTAAAGGACGTACATTCTTCCTGGGTTTGGGTGCCAAGAACCAAGCCACACCTGCTCAAGGAAGGGAGCATGCCTCCTGCCCAGGAGCATCCCCACCTGGCCTGCTGGTTAAGAGCATGCGCTGCTGTGTGACTTTAGACAAATCATGCCAGGTGTCTGAGCCTGACTTTTGACACCTGTATGATGCAGGTGACGGTCAGCCTTTCCCTCACAGTACTGGGCACTGATGTTGTAAGTAGGGCAGCATTTATGAAATATTCCTGATCGTGGCGGTCATTGTTATCTGGAAGGGGGATCCCTGAGGAAGACTCTTGCAGAGTCCTCATCCTGCTGATGGTCCCGTTTGCCCTCTCGCTGATCCCAGGCCCTGGAGGAAGCCCTGAGCATACAGGCCTCCCCGTCCTCTCCAGCAACAGCGTTTGGAAGCCCGGAAGCAGTGGCAGGCCATCTAAGGAAGCAGGAGCTGGTCACGCAGAATGAGCTGCTGAAACAGCAGGTGAGGCACCCAGGAGGAAGTCGTGGAGGATGAGTGTTCAGCTGGGAACCTGTCAAGGGAAGTCCTCTTCCTGCTGGCTGTTCAGCCGGGCTGCTGGCTGGCTAAAGGCTTCTCCTTCCCAGCAGTGTATTCCCAGCTGAAGTTGTTCCTCAGCCATGTTTGTGACATAGCTACCCAGGTGCCCACCTGTGCTGCAGTCTACCTTGGGCCACCATtgcctctgccctctcccttctctctgcctccatgTGGGGACTAGGTCCAGGATCCCCTACAGAAACCGAAATCCCAAGTGCTCAAGGACCTTGTATTGGCATAGAAGCTATGCACAGGAGGGGCTTCCACTTGGGCTGCCCTGTCCCCTCACTCCACCCATTGGCCCCTCCAGGTCAAGATTTTTGAGGAGGACTTCCAAAGGGAGCGCAGCGACCGAGAGCGCATGAATGAGGAGAAGGAGGAGCTCAAGAAGCAGGTGGAGAAGCTGCAGGCCCAGGTCACCATGTCTAATGCTCAGGTGAGGGCAGCTGGGCCAGGGAGGGGTACCAGCCCAACCTCGTGGGGACAGGGTGGCTGGGTTAGAGGGTCCCCAATGAGCCTGGGTATCTAGACATCTACTGGTTCTCCTTCCAGCCCTGGTGTCCAACATTtctgtgtgacctgggaaaatccATGCCTGCCCCTGGCTCCCTGTGCAAGTTTAACTTTCAGATATCTCCCACTGACTTTGCACATCAGTTTTGATGTCTTAAGAGGCACAAAGTAGCAAACTGCCCCAAGCCACTCCCAGAATGGAAGTGAAAGACTTGATTGTGgaagcacagagcagcccaggctcacCAGACCCTCTGCCTTGGCTGCAGACTATCCATGACATGGGGCATTGACCTGCCGCTCACTGCCCCAAGTGCAAATGCCCACACTGGTAGCCTGGCATAAGCCCATCCACCCTCTGAGCAGGGTGGACCTAGATTCAGGCCTGGCCAGGAGGCACTGTGCATCCATCTTCTCTCCCCACCATCCCTCCTCCATCTGCAGCTAAAAGCACTCAAAGATGAGGAGAAGGCAAAAGAAGTCGTCAGACAGCAGAAGAGGAAAGCAAAGGTGAGAGCTTGAGGGAGGAGGCAGCATTGGCTTCGCCTTACCTTCTTCAAGGAACTGCAGTCTGATGGGAGAGACAGTGTGTGCTCGGGTGCTGACGCTCCTGCCAGCTCACTGAGGGACACAGGTAAAGGCTCCGAGCCGTCATCACGCCACCTTGGTGCTCAGGACGTGCTCGCTATGTTCATTGTGGAGATTCTCAGCCCCTACAGTCACTTTCCATGTGTGTTCCCACCTTGCCATCCCTCCACCCATCCATGCTTGTGTGCCATCCTTCCAGGCTGTATGCCAGTCTTCAGAGATCTAAGTTGCTAGGTGGAGGGAGATACGTGGATGTCCCTGGGGGTGGCCTGAGAAGCCTGTGGCGGGCCTGAGGTAACGTGAGCCTTTCTTGCAGGCCTCGGGAGAGCGCTATCACATGGAACCCCACCCGGAGCACCTGTGCGGGGCCTACCCCTACGCCTACCCCCCAATGCCAGCCAGGGTGCCACACCATGGCTTCGATGACTGGTCCCAGATCCGTTACCCCCCACCTGCCATGGCCATGGAACAGCCGCCCCCGCTCCCAAACTCACGTCTCTTCCATTTGGTGAGTCTGTGTTCTCCTTCcctccaggacacacacacatattggaCCCACTTTGTAGGGAGGAAGGTCAAATGAGCAGGCCAGAAATGTGGCTTTGGAGATGCCTGAGTTTCACAGGCAGATGCCTGGGGCCTGGTTCTTTCCTGGTATCCTGAGGGTGAAGACTATGCAGCTCCAAGCAGTCAGGGTCACCAGGGGGTAGGGGTTAGGATGGAGAAGGCTGAATCAGAATGCAGAGCAGGAAGGAGGCGTTCCTGTGAACCCCAGCCAGGGCTAGCCAAGTTTGGCCTTGACTTCTTACACCATTCACATGTAACTTGGCTCCAGAGCTTCACCTAGTCTCCTCCTtggctcttctctctcttcttctttttttttttttcttgccttaagacttattgtattttaattagaaaggcagatatacagagaggaggagagacagatcttctgcccattggttcactccccaagtggccccaacagctggagctgagccaatctgaagccaggagcctggagcttcttccgtgtcacccatgtgggagcagtgtcccaaggctttgggctgtcctctactgcttgggagctggaagggaagtaaagcagctggataCGAGCCAGcagctgtatgggatcccggggctgatgcaaggtgaggatttagccactaagctactgtaccaggcccagcttttctctctttctgttctcaTTCGCTTGTTTTATTTGCCCTTCTTATTATTCTTTCTCCAAAGAGTTGCTGTCACCTTCTCCAGTCCTGCCACAGCCTCTCCTCGGTCTCCCCCGCACTGGGCAGTGGCCAGCCTCTGCTCCTCTGACCATTTTCCATAGACGCCTTAAGCCCTAGACTGGAATGTGGCACCTGGCACCTGGAGATTGGCTCTGAAGTTGCAGAAGCCTGGATTCAGGTCTAAGCTTGTCCACTTTTCAACAAGTCAGCTAACCCCTCTGAGCCACAGCTCTCTTCCCATACCTGGGCCAGTTGCTCCAGTTGAATTTGGCCCTGGCACGGTGGTTCTGCCGTGCCTTTCCAGCATGGCTATTGATTGTTAAATACCAGTTTTGTCACCACAGCCAGAATATACCTGgtttcctgcctgtggagccttgcgGAACCACGGTTCCCAAGTAATGGACCCACCTGCAGCCAGGCCGGCAGAACAAGGTGAGTATGATCCGTGGGCCCCAAAAGAGGGGACTCATGTATTGGAAGGGTCCTAAGTGGGGCAGGATGTTATCACTTGGATCTTGATGGAGGAGGGGCCCAGCTTTCTGACACAGTGTGATGGGAAGGGGAGTGACAGGAACTGTAGGCCAAGGGACTAAAACCATCCATTCATTTACTCTAGTAAAACATACCAGGCACCGTACCAGCTGCTTGGGATACCAAGAGAGCAGAAGGGCAGGTTCCTGGAGAGGACAGCAGGGACACTTGACCCAGACCAGGTGCTTAGGAAAGTTGCCCCCAGGATGGTGACATCTGAGACCCTCAGAATGGGCAACATTCAccaggtggggcaggaggggagtGACAGATGCAAGGTGGGAGGGAGGGTAGGGACCAATGAGGAGCCAAGGGAAGGCCAATGGGGCAGAAGCTGAGAGCGAGGTGGGGAAAGAGACAGGGACATGGCAAAGTTAGAAGGTATGTAGATCCAGACGGTGCAGGGCGCTCAGATCAGAGTAGGAGAGGAGAGCTGGCTGTGTCCTAGGCTGCTGAACATGGATGGCGCTCTTAGGCATTTTTAAGCAGAGTGCATGGCCAGACTTGTGTTTTGAGAAGCCCCTTCTGGCCCTGAAAAGTGGAAGACACTGCAGCTATGTCTGCCACTCAAAAGGAGACTCCAGGCCCAGGGACCATCCTTACTCCCTGCAGAGCACTTGGGGGGCAGAGCATGCTGCCCTGCCTGTAGAACTTCTGGGACCAGAATCATAGCTTGTGGATGGGAGCCCCAGAAAGGCTCAGTTCATCTTGGCCTGCAGAAGCCTTCCTGGGGGTCTCAGGTGTGCAGAAATGGAGCTAACCCTGTCAGGCCATtggagcagggctgcagcacacacactTCAGAGGGGGTGAGTCGTGGAGGATCTGGTGGCTGATGGCTCATTTCCCAATAGTCCCTACAGAGCCCCATGGTCCTTTGGTGCCCTGGAGGCTGCTTGAGTGAGTGGCAGCAGTAGCCCGGTAGGTAGGGCTGACATGCTCCCTAGAACTGCTCCATTCCTGGGCTCAAGGCTCACCTCCCAGCTCTACCTCTTCCAGATCTGGGACTTTgagcaaatcattttaaaatctgcTGCATCCATATTCCACCTACACAGTGGGTAAAAAGCTGCCTGCTCACAGGGTTGGGTGAGGGCCATGGCACAGAAATGCCAGCCATACTGCTCCCCGCCCCCCGAACCTGGCTCTCAGCAGCACTCCAGACCTCCACGTAGGTACTCGGGAAAGTTTATAGAAATATGGAATtagaagacaagtttattttggtattaaaaaaatgaaatcttacatAATTGTTATGATAGGCATTTTACACAAAAGTTTTAAAGATATCTTTATATCcgcagatttcagattttttttttgcaccagaataaacttaccATTTAActtcattctccatgaacttcttTGAAGTACTCTCAGAGCTATTATAGTTGCTGTTACTATATCAGTTTCCATATAAGACTTTTGAATTTATTGTTCCATGTCACCTTTAAATCTGCAAAATTTCTCTTTATTTAGGGTCCACAAAAAATGACCGCGAGGGACCTCAGTGAGACCAGATTGTGTCATCTGGCTCCATCAGCACCTTCCAGCGCCAGCTGACCCCAGGTTACAGGAAAACTTCACACCATGTGTTCTGTGTGGCAAGAGCCTCAGCTGGGTGGAAGGCCAAGATGGGAGGCATTGGGTGCTCCCAGTCCACCCGAAACTCTTCCTAAGACCAAGGATGCTCCACCCACAAGGCTCCTCTGGGCACCGCCAGGAGAAACTCAGCACCCTGCCCCAGGGGAGAGAGGTGACACCCAACTGACTGCTATccctggctgaagccagcaggGGACGTCAGTCCTAAGAAGAGGATGTGGCCAGGATTCCCTTCCTTGCTAAGTCTTCCCAGGAGTGGTTCCAGCCCAACTCATGTGCGTGTTTCACTTTTGCTTCAAGCGCCATAGCAGGACTTGTCCCACATTCATGCCTGCCGCTCTGTGTGGAGCTGTGGGAGAGTGTGTTTGTCGCCAGAGCAGATGCGCACACTACGGTGTTGCCCTGCCACCGGGCCCGCTGCACCGCAGTAGCCTTGCCAGAGCCATTGCTGCCAGTCAAAGGCCAGGCCCTTGGCCCCACAGCTAGAGGCCTATGGTGGCAGAAGTCAGGAGTGGCAGCTGTCCATCCCTTGGCAGCTGTTTGCACAAACCTTGGACATAAATCCAGGTTGGAGATCAGCGTTCTGTGATGGGTGTTCTTTTCTGTCCTGCCTGGCAATTCTCTCAACCAGTAGGATTGCTACGTCCCTTGTCCCCATTCTAGTAAGCTTTCCCCATTTTCTAATAACCGCTAAGGGCATGGCATCCAAGAGCCCAAGCTCAGAGTCACAGGTCCTcagcttcaaatcctggctctcactcatcGGAACATGAGCAAGACCTGGCCCTTCTGCAAGCCTTGGTTTCGTCATCTGTCAAGTAGAACACCTCATGTCATTCGAGTACTGTGAGAGCACGAGAGGCAATGTGAGCTGGTTTTAGAAACCCCAGCTGCCGAGTGAGCCTAGGTGGAAGCCAAAGCTCACCTTCATTCCGTTTCTCCCCATTCCACACCTGCCACCCGCCCCTGCCCCCAGTGGGGGTGACCACTTGGGAGGATGCACCACAGGAGACTCAGCTGCTGCAGAAAGGCCTTTATTGAGAGACGGGGCATGAGTCTGATGCcagaggccagggtggagggaaaGGGTACATCCTCTGAGGAGCAGGGAGTGGTGTCTCTGCCGGGGGCTCAGCCTGAATGCACTAAGGGCTGGCCCCTCAGACAGGCTCAGGGGAGGTCCGCCCACATGGGCTTTGGACCCCTCCCTCATGGAGACACCATCCCTGACATGGGGTGTGTGGCCTGCCCTCTCACATCTGCCTTGGCTGGTCTCAGGGAGCActgtgggatgggggtgggaagCTGAGCAGGGTCGGGGGGCACCTTCAGGAAGGAGGAGGTGGGCTGGGTCGCCTGGTAGACTCAGAGATTTGCCGGATGGTATTTGGAGGCACTGGGAGGTGAAGGCCTCAGGGCCAAGGTCCAGGTTACAGTAGGAGAATTGGACACATAAATGGTTTTCCTTCAAGGACAGAAGAGCCGGAGAGAAGGGGATATCTCCAGCTCTCCACACAGCACCCAGCTGGTAGTTTCCAGGCTGGATGTCCCTCCAGggagacacacacgcacatgcacacacacacacacacaaatgtatcaAGTGTATGCATGTCAGGCTGGGGTCTTGGTAGTAGGAGATGGGGCTGTGGTGGGTATGTGGTATGATTAGAAATGTGGATTCCTTCCTGAACAGAGCCCCCAGTCTTGGCAGGGTGGAAGGGAGTGGGGCAGCTGTCGGTTACTTCCCCCTGACCCCCAAGGCTGCCTGTCGCCTCATGTAAGTCAGGATGTCCATCTTGACATTGCTGATCGTGGTCCGGTGGTGCCAGCGCATGATGGGTACACCATCTGGCCCCACCAGGAACTTCTCGAAGTTCCAGCGGATGTCATGGTTCTTCATGGggtcccagaagaggctgctaTGTGAGCCCAGGAGCTCCGAGGTGGGGGGACAGGAGTTCTGGGGAAGGGTAAGACAAGAGTATCAAGCTGGTCTCCCCATCTGATACAAGCACACACACCTCCCCTGCAGGCTGTGGGAAGAAGGCAACCTGACACTGAGACAGAAGCACCAACTGGGAGCCAGAAGATTGCCACACCCAGCTGTATGGCTCTCCTGGGGCCCTCTCAGGGACCAGAGCTGCAACAATAGTGTGACACCCAGAAGCCTAGGGACAGGATGGTGGCGGCTGGCATGGACATCGCTTCTGGGTGGGTTGGAGCTGGGAGCAGCCACAGCTCTGTCCAGAACTGGAGTCCAGTGGGCAGAGAGGCTCCTGTGCAGGGGCCGCTGACTTACCTTCAGGAAAGTGTAGACCTTCTGCTCTTTGTCACCATTCACATCCCCTTTCTCAAAGAGCTGGAAGTTGGGGACGAAGCCCCCACCTGGCCGGACATGCCTACAGGAAACATTCCTAGATGAGTCCCAGCAAGGTGGGCACACAGCCAAGCAGTGGAGTGAGAGGACACAGAATGGGAGGGAGGGTTTGGAACTGCAGTTGCCCAGCAGTGGGCAGTGGGAGCCAATGATGGTTGGAGGAGCATAGGTATGATATGGGTCCCAAGGGAGCACTCACTTGAGAGCAGGTAGGATCTCTGAgttagttcctggttcctgttttccAAATTGGTTGCAGGGGAAGCCCAGAATGACCAGACCAAATGGTGCAAACTCCTCTTGTAGTGCATTCAGTTCTGGGCCAGGGAGAGAGCAGAGATGGTGTGGTCCGGTGCGGAGCCCTGCCTCATCCATTCACCCTTCTCTGCTCACCCAATGTACAGCTGAAATCACTGAGGCCTGGGAATGGACAGCACTGGGAGTCAAGTCCCATCCATGGCCAAGAGACCCACCTGGGCCTGTTGGCTGTGCTCTTTAGAGCTCTTAAGAGTAATTTTTCTGAAGCAAGAACCGTCCCTccctgggaaaaaagcagagaaCTTCCTTGGAGGGGTGGAAAGCTTGACAATCCTCCTACCTTCTTTCTAGAAGGTCCTGGCCCAGTCCCCCACTTTTATCAGTGCTGCCATCCTCTTGTGCTATGCTAGCACCTAGCCAGCCTCCTGCTCCCAATGCTCTGTTGCAAGGATTAGTTAGACATTCTGGGCATGGTACTCACTGCCGGGGGCCAGCTAGCCATCCTGCCTCCACTTCAGAAATTGGCCTGTAATTGCCAGGC
It encodes the following:
- the GPX3 gene encoding glutathione peroxidase 3; the protein is MARLLGASCLLSLLLAGFIPPSRGQDKSKTDCHGGMSGTIYDYGALTIDGEEYIPFKQYAGKYVLFVNVATYUGLTGQYVELNALQEEFAPFGLVILGFPCNQFGKQEPGTNSEILPALKHVRPGGGFVPNFQLFEKGDVNGDKEQKVYTFLKNSCPPTSELLGSHSSLFWDPMKNHDIRWNFEKFLVGPDGVPIMRWHHRTTISNVKMDILTYMRRQAALGVRGK